One genomic segment of Marinitoga piezophila KA3 includes these proteins:
- the nuoB gene encoding NADH-quinone oxidoreductase subunit NuoB translates to MDCTDTLTFWEKFGNIFRSKSIWMLHYCTGCGAMELPPTMTSRFDMERIGMAPMATPRQADVLLITGYLSVKTLRRIIYTYEQMQNPKYVVGFGSCTLNGGVYYDSYAVISRLDYYIPVDLYIAGCMPRPEAVMSGFKKLMDLIKKGEAVGWKRYQKYYDWYKKNQIRALGEVYVKDEFHE, encoded by the coding sequence ATGGATTGTACTGATACATTAACTTTCTGGGAAAAATTTGGAAATATATTCAGAAGCAAATCAATCTGGATGCTTCACTACTGTACAGGTTGTGGAGCTATGGAATTGCCTCCAACTATGACTTCAAGATTCGATATGGAAAGAATTGGTATGGCACCAATGGCAACACCAAGACAGGCAGATGTATTATTAATTACAGGATATCTAAGTGTAAAAACATTAAGAAGAATTATATATACATATGAACAGATGCAGAATCCAAAATATGTAGTAGGTTTTGGTTCATGTACATTAAATGGTGGAGTATATTACGATTCATATGCAGTTATTTCAAGGCTTGATTACTATATACCTGTAGATTTATATATTGCAGGTTGTATGCCAAGACCAGAAGCTGTAATGAGTGGATTTAAAAAACTAATGGATTTAATTAAAAAGGGTGAAGCTGTAGGATGGAAAAGATATCAAAAATATTATGATTGGTATAAAAAGAATCAGATTCGCGCCCTTGGGGAGGTGTATGTAAAAGATGAATTCCATGAATAA
- a CDS encoding thiamine diphosphokinase, with translation MKIINAFIISGGEQKSDLSYYKRLIDNSDILIAVDKGIEIFQKLHIEPDYLIGDLDSASQESIEWAESNGVEIIKYLPEKDFTDIDLAFKFAIEKGADNIFVSAFLGERLDHILGALFLLSKYRDIGIIFEEEFIEISRISKKFSKTVSIGETWSILSLTEKSNNITLKGFKYPLENGILYFNNPIGISNITENEKIEITYSNGILIYIRWKTKDIK, from the coding sequence GTGAAGATAATTAACGCATTTATAATTTCAGGTGGAGAACAAAAAAGTGATTTAAGTTATTATAAAAGATTAATAGACAATTCGGATATATTAATAGCTGTAGATAAAGGCATTGAAATATTTCAAAAACTCCATATTGAACCTGATTATTTAATCGGAGATCTTGATTCTGCATCTCAGGAAAGCATAGAATGGGCTGAATCAAATGGTGTTGAAATAATAAAATATTTGCCAGAAAAGGATTTTACTGATATTGATCTCGCTTTTAAATTTGCTATTGAAAAAGGTGCTGATAATATTTTTGTTTCAGCGTTTCTCGGTGAACGTCTTGACCATATATTAGGAGCTTTATTCTTATTATCAAAATACAGGGATATTGGTATTATTTTTGAAGAAGAATTTATCGAAATATCCAGAATATCCAAAAAATTCTCAAAAACAGTTTCTATTGGAGAAACATGGTCTATTCTTTCACTTACTGAAAAAAGCAATAATATTACTTTAAAAGGTTTTAAATATCCTTTAGAAAATGGAATATTATACTTTAATAATCCCATAGGAATAAGCAATATAACAGAAAATGAAAAAATTGAAATTACATATAGCAATGGAATCCTAATATATATTCGCTGGAAAACAAAAGATATAAAATAA
- a CDS encoding MarR family winged helix-turn-helix transcriptional regulator encodes MQLSEKDILNMLFDLMSNFTKIISNFSEAEKLRTIEFYIIVFLGLKGPQKMAKIAEIFSTTKSNVTNIIDSLEEREYVIRNRSKDDRRVILIELTEKGKNVFNETTENFKLIFEDFMKKVSKEDFEIIEKGFEKIISLYR; translated from the coding sequence ATGCAACTTTCAGAAAAGGATATTTTAAATATGTTATTTGATCTTATGTCCAATTTCACAAAAATAATATCAAATTTTTCAGAAGCAGAAAAATTAAGAACTATAGAATTTTATATAATTGTTTTTCTTGGACTAAAAGGACCTCAAAAAATGGCAAAGATAGCTGAAATATTCAGCACAACTAAAAGCAACGTTACAAATATTATAGACAGTCTTGAAGAAAGGGAATATGTTATAAGAAACAGATCAAAAGATGACAGGAGAGTTATACTAATAGAATTAACAGAAAAAGGGAAAAATGTTTTTAATGAAACAACAGAAAATTTCAAATTAATTTTCGAAGATTTTATGAAAAAAGTATCTAAAGAAGATTTTGAAATCATTGAAAAAGGATTTGAAAAAATAATAAGTTTATACAGATAG
- a CDS encoding FAD-dependent oxidoreductase encodes MSEINKSFFSPAKAWKYLTKKPVSIPLENIIDNPREAADNYRGFHTNDWQTCIGCGTCSKICPAEAIKMIRIPELPDEEGSKPERPAFDYGRCTFCGLCVDICTTGSLNMSKEYVHLSQDPNSFFFLPKEDGIHHIKFDKAYQRTEESELLDLERVPMEILDADTRKKSFLEVVKGFSKQQAIEEAARCVDCGICTKTCPAHMDIPDYIRTVYDDNVEEGMRWLYKTNPLPLVCGKMCTHRCETACTIGHRGEAVSIRWLKRYIVDQIPAEEYDRVLQHKQQIIKKVDKKIAVVGGGPAGLSAAYYLVLMGYEVTVFEAEKRPGGVLNYGAPTYRLPLESFEKDWKYIESLGVEFRLNTKVGVDVTLEELKDNYDAVFLSSGFVLGRSTGVPGTDHPMVKQAMVILKDMKYYLTGDGPKPYIPKKLVVIGGGNVAMDVARTMVRLQNIEYGKSEVHVVSLERTLDEMPADWDEKHEGGEEGVIFHPGWGPIEIVTDGDKIKKARFKKVLSIFDENRRFNPKYDESQILELEADMVVESIGQMPDYSYLPEEIKEKIEIVRGRIKTDEYNQVVGVPWLFAGGDIVHGPDIIHGIADGHKAAQGIDFYLTGYNKDKKEQ; translated from the coding sequence ATGTCTGAAATAAATAAAAGTTTCTTTTCACCAGCAAAGGCTTGGAAATATTTAACAAAGAAACCTGTTTCAATTCCATTAGAAAATATTATTGATAATCCAAGAGAAGCTGCAGATAATTATAGAGGATTTCATACTAATGATTGGCAGACATGTATAGGTTGTGGTACATGTTCAAAGATCTGTCCAGCTGAAGCAATAAAAATGATAAGAATTCCTGAATTACCAGATGAGGAAGGTTCAAAACCAGAAAGACCTGCTTTTGATTATGGTAGATGTACTTTCTGTGGGTTATGTGTTGATATCTGTACCACAGGTTCTTTAAACATGTCAAAAGAATATGTACATCTTTCTCAGGATCCAAACTCATTCTTCTTCTTACCAAAAGAAGATGGTATACATCATATTAAATTCGACAAAGCATATCAGAGAACCGAAGAATCAGAATTACTTGATCTCGAAAGAGTTCCAATGGAAATACTTGATGCAGATACAAGAAAGAAATCTTTCTTAGAAGTTGTAAAAGGATTCTCAAAACAACAGGCAATAGAAGAAGCTGCAAGATGTGTGGATTGTGGTATATGTACAAAAACATGTCCTGCACATATGGATATTCCAGATTACATAAGAACAGTATATGATGACAATGTAGAAGAAGGTATGAGATGGTTATATAAAACAAACCCATTACCTTTAGTTTGTGGTAAAATGTGTACTCATAGATGTGAAACTGCATGTACTATTGGTCATAGAGGTGAAGCAGTTTCAATAAGATGGTTAAAGAGATATATTGTAGATCAGATTCCTGCAGAAGAATATGATAGAGTATTACAGCACAAACAGCAGATAATCAAGAAAGTTGACAAAAAAATCGCTGTTGTTGGTGGAGGTCCTGCAGGTTTATCAGCAGCTTATTATCTTGTACTTATGGGATATGAAGTTACAGTATTTGAAGCAGAAAAGAGACCTGGTGGTGTTTTAAATTACGGTGCACCTACCTACAGATTGCCTCTTGAATCATTTGAAAAAGACTGGAAATACATTGAATCACTTGGTGTAGAATTTAGATTAAATACAAAAGTTGGCGTAGATGTAACTCTTGAAGAATTAAAGGATAACTATGATGCTGTATTCCTTTCATCAGGTTTTGTTCTTGGAAGATCAACAGGAGTACCTGGAACAGATCATCCAATGGTAAAACAGGCAATGGTAATATTGAAAGATATGAAATACTATCTCACTGGCGATGGACCAAAACCATATATTCCAAAGAAACTGGTGGTAATTGGTGGAGGTAACGTTGCAATGGACGTTGCCAGAACAATGGTAAGATTACAGAACATAGAATATGGAAAATCAGAAGTGCATGTTGTAAGTTTGGAAAGAACTTTAGATGAAATGCCAGCTGATTGGGATGAAAAACATGAAGGTGGAGAAGAAGGCGTAATCTTCCATCCAGGTTGGGGTCCAATTGAAATAGTAACAGACGGAGACAAAATTAAAAAGGCAAGATTTAAGAAAGTATTATCTATCTTTGATGAAAATAGAAGATTCAATCCAAAATATGATGAATCACAGATTCTTGAATTAGAAGCTGACATGGTAGTTGAATCAATAGGTCAAATGCCTGATTATTCATACTTACCAGAAGAAATCAAAGAAAAAATTGAAATAGTAAGAGGAAGAATTAAAACAGATGAATATAACCAGGTTGTAGGTGTTCCATGGTTATTCGCAGGTGGAGACATTGTTCATGGTCCTGATATTATCCACGGTATAGCAGATGGTCATAAAGCTGCTCAGGGAATAGATTTCTATTTAACTGGTTATAACAAAGACAAAAAAGAACAATAA
- a CDS encoding methyl-accepting chemotaxis protein, producing the protein MSDNNRSLKNTIEKLAQGIYHENVLTSFIENLDEVLGDRFETAKDVTEQVGNKIIETIENTNHIAHEIEEMSKRSFDEKEEISKLNQSIIEKLKNIGGNLEQVKTDVNESINMVSEALSSFDEVMEITKNINKIARKTNMLSINASIEAAKAKEHGRGFAVVAEEIQKLSQETNESAKQINEKINYLSQEIKNVLEKINYIAELFGVVAGVTEGSLEILEKNERFLEELVNNLQSNTLILEDNIGNLNMSKEDIMDLINTISMLNSVIKNVLMMQKKIKDIKI; encoded by the coding sequence ATGTCGGATAACAATAGATCCTTAAAAAATACAATTGAAAAATTAGCCCAGGGAATATATCATGAAAATGTTTTAACATCATTTATAGAAAACCTTGACGAGGTATTGGGAGACAGATTTGAAACAGCAAAGGACGTAACTGAACAGGTTGGTAATAAGATTATAGAAACAATTGAAAATACCAATCATATTGCTCATGAGATTGAAGAAATGTCTAAACGCAGTTTCGATGAAAAAGAGGAAATATCTAAACTGAATCAGAGTATAATAGAAAAGTTAAAGAATATAGGTGGAAACCTTGAACAGGTAAAAACAGATGTAAATGAATCTATAAATATGGTATCAGAGGCATTAAGCAGTTTTGATGAAGTAATGGAAATAACAAAGAATATAAATAAAATTGCCAGAAAAACAAATATGTTATCTATTAATGCCTCAATTGAAGCTGCAAAGGCAAAAGAACATGGAAGAGGTTTTGCAGTGGTTGCAGAAGAAATTCAGAAATTATCGCAGGAAACAAATGAAAGTGCCAAACAGATAAATGAGAAGATTAATTATCTTTCTCAGGAGATAAAGAATGTTTTGGAAAAGATTAATTATATTGCAGAATTGTTTGGTGTGGTAGCAGGGGTTACCGAAGGTTCTCTTGAAATTCTTGAAAAAAATGAGAGATTTTTAGAAGAGCTGGTTAATAATCTTCAATCCAATACATTAATATTGGAGGATAATATAGGAAATCTTAATATGTCAAAAGAAGATATTATGGATCTTATAAATACTATCTCTATGCTAAACTCAGTTATAAAAAATGTTTTAATGATGCAAAAAAAGATAAAAGATATAAAAATATAG
- a CDS encoding respiratory chain complex I subunit 1 family protein → MTTFFMATGLVLLAFFWQVTLSGIQRKVVAKIHMRVGSPWYQNFIDLFKAFSKSSISHGFIYDFGVLMALGGTIATLIFVPAGNIVVFKNLDNFFVIVYLLAVGSLGMAMSAVGSGNPWASIGVMRALTQMLGYELPYIMTVFGIIFANKTASISAIAAAQQGMGILGWNLFRMPLGTIVGFISLMGMLGKKPYDTPVAPAEIASGPLVEYGGKHLGMLMLQHDFATFVEVGLFVNLFLGGGTIVEFLIKYFVVYIFATMISSVVARFKIDQLVAFYYKVPLALAFIQTAIIIFTGLGVSIWL, encoded by the coding sequence ATGACAACATTCTTTATGGCCACAGGGTTAGTATTATTAGCCTTCTTCTGGCAGGTAACCCTTTCAGGTATTCAAAGAAAAGTAGTTGCTAAAATACACATGAGAGTTGGTTCTCCATGGTACCAGAACTTTATTGATTTATTCAAAGCTTTCAGTAAAAGTTCAATTTCACACGGTTTTATATATGATTTCGGTGTTTTAATGGCTTTGGGAGGAACAATAGCAACTTTAATTTTCGTTCCAGCGGGAAATATCGTTGTATTTAAAAATCTCGATAATTTCTTTGTTATTGTATATCTTTTAGCAGTTGGTTCATTGGGTATGGCTATGAGTGCTGTTGGTTCTGGAAACCCATGGGCTTCAATAGGTGTTATGAGAGCTTTAACTCAGATGCTCGGTTATGAATTACCATATATAATGACAGTATTTGGAATTATTTTTGCAAATAAAACTGCATCTATTTCTGCTATTGCAGCAGCACAACAAGGTATGGGCATTTTAGGTTGGAATTTATTTAGAATGCCTTTAGGAACAATAGTTGGATTTATATCATTAATGGGTATGCTTGGTAAAAAACCATATGATACACCTGTTGCACCTGCAGAAATTGCTTCAGGTCCATTGGTAGAATATGGCGGAAAACATCTTGGTATGCTTATGCTTCAACACGACTTTGCAACATTTGTTGAAGTTGGATTATTTGTAAATTTATTCCTTGGTGGTGGAACAATTGTAGAATTTTTAATCAAATATTTTGTAGTATATATTTTTGCAACAATGATTTCTTCAGTAGTAGCAAGGTTTAAAATTGATCAATTAGTTGCATTTTACTATAAAGTACCTCTTGCATTAGCCTTTATTCAAACAGCAATTATAATCTTCACCGGTTTGGGGGTGAGCATATGGCTTTAA
- a CDS encoding bifunctional ADP-dependent NAD(P)H-hydrate dehydratase/NAD(P)H-hydrate epimerase, producing MHVLTSTEMKEIDKKTSTDFGITEEVLMEQAAMAIVGEIQKDFNKNSHLLFMVGTGNNGGDALAAARILHNEGYENIEVCIIGDENKGSRLFKKQLNTLKQFGFLDFFEFNVDFKNHVSTADCIIDGLIGIGLNGNTNDLIKGVIDIINTFKRGKVLSVDIPSGINANTGEIMGNAILADKTITFGSVKLGHIFFPGREYSGTIKVAPLSFPKSLFNISHRELVTPEMVKKLLPKRPKFSQKYDYGNVLILAGSSEFPGASILSAIGAQKVGAGLVKLITPTPLSSYVLNHEPGIIYKSLMKDKFSLKDFDLISKELKKASVIVIGPGLGRSDETMQFVRNVVEYSRVPIVVDADALYAVDSLSLRKNIVLTPHVGEMKRIVRTDEINIRQNYEYTEKFAKHKRATIVFKDATTIITNGERTYFNITGNTALAKGGSGDLLTGIIAGLVSQGLDVMEASIVASYLSGRTAEIISDEITEYYATPLDIAKNLYKAISEVLNV from the coding sequence ATGCATGTTTTAACCTCAACTGAAATGAAAGAAATTGATAAAAAAACTTCAACAGATTTTGGAATCACAGAAGAAGTATTAATGGAACAGGCTGCCATGGCCATTGTTGGTGAAATTCAAAAAGACTTTAATAAAAATTCCCATTTATTATTTATGGTTGGAACTGGAAATAACGGTGGAGATGCTTTAGCTGCAGCAAGGATTCTACACAATGAAGGATATGAAAACATAGAGGTATGTATTATAGGTGATGAAAATAAAGGTAGTAGATTATTTAAAAAGCAATTAAACACTTTAAAACAATTTGGATTCTTAGACTTTTTTGAATTTAATGTTGATTTCAAAAATCATGTTAGCACTGCAGATTGTATAATTGACGGTTTAATTGGTATTGGTTTAAATGGAAATACAAATGATTTAATTAAAGGCGTTATTGATATAATAAACACATTTAAACGTGGAAAGGTATTATCTGTGGATATTCCTTCCGGGATTAATGCAAATACTGGAGAAATAATGGGAAACGCTATTTTAGCCGATAAAACTATTACTTTTGGCAGTGTTAAATTGGGACATATATTCTTCCCAGGCAGAGAATATTCCGGAACTATAAAAGTAGCTCCGCTTTCTTTTCCAAAAAGTTTATTCAATATTTCCCATAGGGAATTAGTAACACCAGAAATGGTAAAAAAATTACTTCCCAAAAGACCTAAATTTTCTCAAAAATATGACTATGGAAATGTATTAATTTTAGCCGGTTCTTCTGAATTTCCTGGTGCATCTATTTTATCTGCAATTGGAGCTCAAAAAGTTGGAGCTGGACTTGTTAAATTAATTACTCCTACACCATTATCTTCATATGTATTAAATCATGAACCGGGAATTATATATAAATCATTAATGAAAGACAAATTCTCTTTAAAAGATTTTGACTTAATCTCTAAAGAACTCAAAAAAGCTTCTGTTATTGTTATAGGTCCTGGTCTTGGACGCTCTGATGAAACCATGCAATTTGTAAGAAATGTAGTTGAATATTCAAGAGTACCTATTGTCGTTGATGCTGATGCATTATATGCAGTTGATTCATTAAGTTTAAGAAAAAATATAGTATTAACTCCTCATGTTGGTGAAATGAAAAGAATTGTAAGAACAGATGAAATTAATATAAGACAGAATTACGAATACACAGAAAAGTTTGCAAAACATAAAAGAGCCACTATAGTATTTAAAGATGCTACAACAATTATTACTAACGGCGAACGAACATATTTCAACATTACAGGTAATACAGCTTTAGCAAAAGGCGGAAGTGGTGATCTCTTAACGGGTATTATTGCAGGTTTGGTTTCTCAAGGACTTGATGTAATGGAGGCAAGTATTGTTGCTTCTTATCTTTCTGGAAGAACAGCAGAAATTATAAGCGATGAGATTACTGAATATTATGCAACACCTCTTGATATTGCAAAAAATCTATATAAAGCTATATCGGAGGTACTGAATGTATAA
- a CDS encoding NADH-quinone oxidoreductase subunit C: MNSMNNIIEDIKAKFNPEFHEIPKKNQISFDFKSDQIHAVLSYLKSKGWKQLTMLTCVDWIKENKFQLVYLLFNWDEGITIQVRTKIDRDKPNFRTIIDIFPGAEYYERDVHEFFGVTFEGNENANKELFLELWDDIPPMRKDFDPLAYSKKKFDVRDYKVDFIPKEGEAE, from the coding sequence ATGAATTCCATGAATAATATAATTGAAGATATAAAAGCAAAATTTAATCCAGAATTTCATGAAATACCAAAGAAAAATCAAATATCCTTTGATTTTAAAAGCGATCAAATCCATGCAGTATTATCTTACTTAAAATCAAAAGGCTGGAAGCAATTAACAATGCTTACATGTGTAGACTGGATAAAAGAAAATAAATTCCAGTTAGTATACCTTCTTTTCAACTGGGATGAAGGTATTACAATTCAGGTTAGAACAAAAATAGATAGGGATAAACCTAATTTCAGAACTATAATAGACATCTTCCCTGGAGCAGAATATTACGAAAGAGACGTTCATGAATTCTTTGGTGTAACCTTTGAAGGTAATGAAAATGCAAATAAAGAACTATTCCTCGAATTATGGGATGATATACCACCTATGAGAAAAGATTTTGATCCACTTGCATATTCAAAGAAAAAATTCGATGTAAGAGATTATAAAGTTGATTTTATTCCGAAAGAAGGTGAAGCAGAATGA
- a CDS encoding NAD-dependent epimerase/dehydratase family protein, whose translation MILITGATGHIGNVLVKKLYETGEKIRIFVLPDEDISIFNNMDMDIVYGDIRNKDDVLKATEGVNKIFHLAAIISILPWKNEKVYSVNIGGVENILNAMKFHNIKDLIYVSSVHAFAEIERGATIDEETPISPKLTTGAYGKSKAIATQKVIEAGEKGEINYKILFPSGVIGPYDYKLSEIGKVIKDFLDGKIRYCVDGVFDFVDVRDVVDGIIAASKLNKKNEKFILSGENISMRRFFKYLNSITEKNEKIKFISPVNSYIISYGSVLHHLFSNKNLIFSPYTVHTLTGYYKFSSEKAKKILHYNPRSIYTSLKDTINWINNYYILKNKVAL comes from the coding sequence ATGATTTTAATTACAGGAGCCACCGGGCATATTGGAAATGTACTGGTAAAAAAATTATATGAAACGGGAGAAAAAATACGTATCTTCGTTTTACCGGATGAAGATATAAGTATTTTTAATAACATGGATATGGACATTGTCTATGGAGATATTAGAAATAAAGATGATGTGCTAAAAGCAACAGAAGGAGTCAACAAAATATTTCATCTTGCTGCAATAATTTCCATTTTACCCTGGAAAAATGAAAAGGTATACTCAGTAAATATAGGCGGTGTGGAAAATATTTTAAATGCTATGAAATTTCATAATATCAAAGACCTGATTTATGTAAGTTCTGTTCATGCATTTGCAGAAATAGAACGTGGAGCTACGATAGACGAAGAAACTCCCATTTCGCCTAAATTAACCACAGGAGCATATGGAAAGTCAAAGGCTATCGCTACGCAAAAGGTTATTGAAGCAGGTGAAAAAGGAGAAATTAATTATAAAATATTATTCCCAAGTGGCGTTATTGGACCATATGATTATAAGCTTTCAGAAATAGGAAAAGTAATAAAAGACTTTTTAGATGGAAAAATTAGATATTGTGTTGATGGAGTATTTGACTTTGTAGATGTTAGGGATGTAGTTGATGGGATTATTGCTGCATCAAAGCTCAATAAAAAAAATGAAAAATTTATTCTAAGTGGTGAAAATATAAGCATGAGAAGATTTTTTAAATATCTAAACTCTATTACGGAGAAAAATGAAAAAATTAAATTTATCTCCCCTGTGAATTCTTACATTATTTCATACGGAAGTGTTTTGCATCATCTATTTTCCAATAAAAACCTCATTTTTAGCCCTTATACAGTTCATACATTAACTGGATATTATAAATTTTCCAGTGAAAAAGCAAAAAAAATTCTACATTATAATCCTCGAAGTATATATACTTCACTGAAAGATACAATAAACTGGATAAATAATTATTATATATTGAAAAACAAAGTGGCTCTCTAA
- a CDS encoding NADH-quinone oxidoreductase subunit D — MKRQVKLFLGPNHPGMHGNFSVHLYVDGDIVEKARPLPGMLHRGFEKLMERRLWMNNLALIPRICVPEPDINEMVYAQGVETLANIEIPERAHWIRMIILELARIANHLMALGGIGGPTGLYTGPNWATSDRDLILDMFEEITGARVYHMYIVPGGVRKDLPKGLEMKLEKYLDYLEKRLPEYEDLILKNPMVQARTKDNIILPEEVCWELGVTGIGLRSSSGKPYDIRKVDPYARYDEVEFDVPTATYSDAYTRLTIKYKEIQQSIRILRQVLDKMPKEGPVRVSFSRGSALRWRVPKGQVFSHIECARGEYGYYIVSDGSNKPYRIAVRGASYPQGLLGIEKYLPGTRIDDVAIWLDTMGVCAPEIDR; from the coding sequence ATGAAAAGACAGGTAAAGTTATTCTTAGGTCCTAACCATCCAGGTATGCATGGTAACTTCAGTGTTCATCTATACGTAGATGGTGATATAGTTGAAAAAGCAAGACCATTACCTGGTATGCTTCATCGTGGATTTGAAAAATTAATGGAAAGAAGACTATGGATGAATAATCTTGCTTTAATACCAAGAATCTGTGTTCCTGAACCAGATATTAATGAAATGGTATATGCTCAGGGTGTTGAAACTCTTGCAAATATAGAAATACCTGAAAGAGCACACTGGATCAGAATGATAATTCTCGAATTAGCAAGAATTGCAAATCACTTAATGGCTTTAGGTGGAATTGGTGGTCCTACAGGATTGTATACAGGTCCTAACTGGGCTACATCAGATAGGGATTTAATACTTGATATGTTTGAAGAAATTACAGGTGCAAGGGTATACCATATGTATATTGTACCTGGCGGAGTTAGAAAAGATCTTCCAAAAGGGCTTGAAATGAAATTAGAAAAATACTTAGATTATTTAGAAAAGAGATTGCCAGAATATGAAGATTTAATTCTTAAAAACCCAATGGTTCAGGCAAGAACAAAAGACAATATAATCCTTCCAGAAGAAGTATGTTGGGAACTTGGTGTAACTGGTATTGGATTAAGGTCTTCATCAGGAAAACCATATGATATAAGAAAAGTTGATCCATATGCAAGATATGATGAAGTTGAATTTGACGTTCCAACAGCAACATATTCTGATGCATATACAAGGTTAACAATAAAATACAAAGAAATACAGCAGAGTATAAGAATATTAAGACAGGTATTGGATAAAATGCCAAAAGAAGGTCCTGTAAGAGTTAGTTTCTCAAGAGGTAGCGCACTAAGATGGAGAGTCCCAAAAGGACAGGTATTCAGCCATATTGAATGTGCTCGTGGAGAATATGGTTATTATATAGTATCAGATGGTTCAAATAAACCATACAGAATTGCGGTTAGAGGAGCATCATATCCACAGGGATTGCTTGGAATTGAAAAATATTTACCAGGAACAAGAATTGATGACGTTGCAATATGGTTAGATACTATGGGCGTATGTGCTCCAGAAATCGATAGGTAG
- a CDS encoding DNA-directed RNA polymerase subunit sigma-24, translating into MYKSKLLQKLGQKQLLTQKQIQALHIIQMPLSKLEEEVNNLILENVFLKIEKNDMELYSLDRMEYITEQISEKISYIEKIKPIFLAIIPDHLEKAGEEILNYIDNKGILSVTKKELFKKLKISKKDLNLLLYTLKELGPTGFAEESLEKAIELRKKSGEMGLPLSSLENLDNISYINSSPDIIFYKKGNKIIWEINIPELPEVDEIYLNNLKKLNDRKTQKYIEKEMEKLSLLKSSLKKRKEYMEILAQFIIDTNNEFLLKNINPRKFGIREVANHLNISPSTMSRIVSTKYFMNTNNIIFPFSVIFNTKDSQKNTRKIIFDFIKKHMNLSDSKISSLLNSELNIKVSRRTINKYKNLIKRGEDN; encoded by the coding sequence ATGTATAAAAGCAAATTATTGCAAAAACTTGGCCAAAAACAATTATTAACTCAAAAACAAATTCAAGCTTTACACATAATACAGATGCCTTTATCAAAATTAGAAGAAGAGGTAAATAATCTGATTCTTGAAAATGTATTTTTAAAAATTGAAAAAAACGATATGGAATTATATAGTCTCGATCGTATGGAATATATAACAGAACAAATAAGCGAAAAAATAAGTTATATTGAAAAAATTAAACCTATATTTCTTGCAATTATACCAGATCATTTAGAAAAGGCTGGAGAAGAAATTCTTAATTATATAGACAACAAAGGCATTTTATCCGTTACGAAAAAAGAACTTTTTAAAAAACTTAAAATATCTAAAAAAGATTTAAATTTATTATTGTATACACTAAAGGAATTAGGTCCAACAGGTTTTGCAGAAGAATCATTGGAAAAAGCCATTGAATTACGAAAAAAAAGCGGTGAAATGGGATTGCCGTTATCTTCTCTGGAAAATCTGGACAATATTTCATATATTAATTCATCTCCAGATATTATTTTCTATAAGAAGGGAAATAAAATAATCTGGGAAATAAATATACCTGAACTTCCAGAAGTTGACGAAATATATTTAAATAATCTAAAAAAATTAAATGACAGAAAAACCCAAAAATATATTGAAAAAGAAATGGAAAAACTTTCTTTATTAAAAAGCTCATTGAAAAAAAGAAAAGAATACATGGAAATACTGGCACAATTTATTATTGATACAAATAATGAATTTTTATTAAAAAATATTAATCCCAGGAAATTTGGAATACGTGAAGTTGCAAATCATCTAAATATTTCACCTTCCACAATGAGTAGAATTGTTTCAACGAAATATTTTATGAATACAAATAATATTATATTCCCTTTTTCTGTTATATTTAATACAAAAGACTCCCAGAAAAACACCAGAAAAATTATATTCGATTTTATAAAAAAACATATGAATCTTTCTGATAGCAAAATATCATCATTATTAAATTCGGAATTAAATATAAAAGTTTCAAGAAGAACAATAAATAAATACAAAAATCTAATAAAAAGAGGTGAAGATAATTAA